A window of Natator depressus isolate rNatDep1 chromosome 3, rNatDep2.hap1, whole genome shotgun sequence genomic DNA:
TGGGATTCAGTGTTCCAGTCAGGCTCCTTATAGAGATAATCTAAGACCTGTGGCTCACAGCAAACATCCAAAACTTCCAGCGTTTGGAAGGGGGTGCAGGAAGAAGGGGGAGGTAGGGATCCACTGTTCTTGCTCAGCCCCATCtctaaattcaatttattttttaaaaaatcttgcttattatttgttaagcaccaGTAATGTACTTGACATTAGTCTAAGAAGTATGTCCCTCAGGACATTAAAGTAGCCTAGTACTGGCGGAATGTTATGTAAGACATAATGTGATGAAGCAGAGAGGCTTTCAGCATAAAACTGTTGGTAAAACAGGCAGACAATTACACTGATcagaatttattttcaaatacctCATTTATATCATTCTCACATGAAACATTTTTTGCCGTATAGCCTACACTTAGAAAACAGAAGAGAATTTCATAAGGCACATGAGATTATAGACTACATGGAGATATCTCCCCTCTCTTGCACTTGTAAAATACTGGTGATTTTAAAAGTAACATTCCTAAATCTAGACCCTGTGTAGCCCCATGTATAGCAGTATCCATGAAATTATTAGACTTTATTACACATATACCTAGTAAAGGGCTATAACAAGTCTTATATACATCACATTTTCAGAAACAGTCACAGCTGGCTACATTTAAAGGTTATGCTACTCCAGACGCTATGAAACAGGCTACTTATAAAAATATAACTGTCTGCTTCTGGTATGGTACAATACAGAGCATCAAAATCTTATGGAACAAATTCAGTTATTTTTGCAATGGGTGCTGTTCACTTTCACCTCCTCTTCCAAAATCCACATTTTAAATCAATTGtgtccattttacagagaagCAAAATACACAAGAAAAATCTAGCTTCATCATCTTCAAATGGTCAGTATGATTCCATATATTTGAAATCATGTCAGAGCATTACACTGAGGAATATCAAGACTCAGCTGTTAATTTCACAACCATTAAACATTATGGACCACATGCAACTAAGTTAAAATACATCCTCCCAATTTTGAGTTCTAGAAACTGATTTTCCAGGCTGTCCCAATGCAGAAACCAACATATTTTTATTGAATAGATCTCATGGACTTCAGTAAAAGGTTTCTATTGCATTTTTTAAGTTCAGCTGTGGAATGTTAtgcatttattttgctttaacaGAGGGAAATTTTGCTTATGGCACTTAAGCCaatatatcccagaatgcatttacataatgtcattttctttaaGTAGGCCAGGAGGTAAATTGTGGCCAACTTTATCAATTCAAATGGTTTCCATAATTTTCTTATAATCAGATATCCATTTTGTTATGATGAGAAAGAAATTGTGAACAGTTAAAATTCCAGTTTAATTGAAGACTCTGAACAAAGGCTCGCTTTAAGGCTGCTgccaaagaaaaaataaagccaGAACATAACTGAGCTTGGAGTATATAGAACAAAGCAAGCTGGGGccataaaaaaagagagaatataAACTAAGGCTTTTCACTCACTGTGCAGACACCGGCCTTGGAGTTAACCACATCTTGCAAATAGTCAAATTAACCCAGTGATACCCTCAAACAAAGCAGACTGGAATTCAGCAGGTTTTGTTAAACCAGGAATTGTGTCATATTTGATGCTGCAATAGGCAAACCActaaatgacattttaaacacACTTCACTTTAATTTGTTGAAGGTATCTGTGAAAGAATCAGTTAAATTTCACTGCTTGTTTCAACACAATTTTGCAACTATAATCTAAAACAAGTTTAACCGACCAACAACTGCTTCCTTTGGAAACAAATAAGAACTTTGTTCAAAACAGCATCAGAAACAGGTCACAGCAGTATCACTTTTCTGGTGTTTGGTTATGGCACGTAATCTGCCTTTTTTATAGGCCTTTCAATTTAACTGGCAGCATGAAAATTTCTCAGCAAAGAACATTCTGAAGTTCATATTTGTAGACTTAAAACAGACACATTTTGTGTGGTGTTATATGGACATTTGTTGcatcccttttaaaaaacagcatttACATTCTTTCATCAGTTGATCTAAATGAACTGTCATGGTGTCTGTATAAATACAAAGGCACCCACGACTATTCAAAATGTAACAAAGTAGGACTTTGTAATGTTCATAGGGCGTGCACATTACTGCatgtaaaagagagagaaagaggagaagaaaggatTTCCAAGTCAGGAGGCTACAAATAAGATGTAATTACATCAGTTACTTAACATGTTAGGCAGTCTAACAATGTGTTGGAGGTATATGCATGACCTTTCAAGCAGCAGCATTTGGGGGAAAACTCCACCTCTTGTTTCACATTGTTAAagtccacccccccacccccccagaagtGGTTgagggaaggagatggggggaaagagggagtaAGTTTTTAAAGCTAAAATGTCATTTTGGAGGCACAgtgttagtttttaaaaattgtccatcTATATAGAGCTCTCTATTTCCATAGTCCTGTGTTTCTTCTAAATAGCCCTATCCACAAAGGCCTCAGTTTTGTTCCTCCCTCTTTTATATACATTGTATAGCACAGCGGTCTAAGCTTGTCAAATACAAGATACAGAAAGTCAAACCCTTTGTACAATTTCTAACTTCACAAATGTGTTCCTTGACGCGAGACTAGTCCGGAAACTCTGACATCAGACAGGTGAATGCTGAAACTCCTTAACCTGATTTAACAGGAACTGCCTACCTATGTGTTCTTCCATCTCCCTCAAAAGAGAAGGGGAAATTGAGATTTCTAATAGCAACATAAACACACTTATGGATCTATGCTACATACCTGGAGAATACAGAGTGAGATTTAAGCTAATATAGCTTCTATTTGATTTCACTAGAGCAACATTTAGGTCCTCGCAAATACTATACAAAACAACAGTACTTTTTCCACCAAGATTTGGAgagatttttcattttgtctgGAGTCCTGCACTTGGATTTCTTTGGTTGGTGCTGGGTATCTGAGTACTGAATGCCAGCGACAATGGCCGCGTCAAAGACCTCTTTGAGATTTTTCTGAGTCAAAGCTGAGCACTCAATGTAAGATGCTGCTTTTATTTCCTCAGCACAGAGCTTTGCGGCCTCTTCTGCAACAGgcttttctttgcatttgtccagtTCAATGAGAACTTTGACATCCTCTCGGAGGTCCGACTGTGTCCCAACCAGAATAATAGGAGCTTTGGGGCAGTGGCATCGGATTTCAGGAACCCACTTTTCACTCACGTTCTGGAAGGACGAAGGGCTCACAACACTGAAGCACAGCAAGAAGATGTCTGTGTTGGTGTAGCACAGCGGTCTAAGCTTGTCAAATTCATCCTGCGCAAAGCAAAGCAACATTACTGCTGAATAAAAGTAGCATTAAAAATTATAAAGGTACCACCCTTACCAGTTACTAAATACTTCCCATTATAGAGATTTGAACTACTGAACGTATAAAGGAAAGGATCATGTTTAACTGTTCTTCTCACACAGGCACAAATGTAACTTGCGTACAACAGAACATGGTGTTTTCATAGTAAAAGCCACAAATATGCCAAATTTCAGCTTCATCCTGCAACATGGAAGTCATCTGAAATTTTGCCATCGACTCCAATGGGCACAGGGCCAAACAATATCTTCTTAAGGTATTTAAGAttcataagctcacgaaagcttatgctcagataaattggttagtctctaaggtgccacaagtactccttttctttttgtggacacagactaacacggctgctactctgaaatctaacacTGCTGATTTCTTTTGAATGCTTTAAGCCTTACTTTAGTGTTTGTATTTATGGCCTTCTGCCCTATCTCAACAGAAGAGCCAGACTGTAGAGGTGGAGTGCAGGCTAAGGTAGACCTTAAATAGGGGGTTAGAGGGAGGGTGTAAATTCACCTTTAACAGAGATTAATCATGGATCAGCTCAGATTTAAAATGCACACACACCCGCAATGCTGACCACACTATCCATATGTTGAGATACAGACAAGAGCACAGAGACAACACAGCTGCAAGTGTTCCCACGcaagaataattttaaataaatgaaggtTCAATAGCATCctacaggaaattaaaataaaagatgaGCTCCCTACTATTTTGTGTTCATATTTCTTATTACCATCACACTTAATGAATTACAATATAAAGGCTTAACTTGCCAATGGCATAATATAAAGCCCCTCTTTACTTCTCATTCCCCTCTACATCACATCAACCACCTCCAAACCGGCagggttagattttttttcctttctgtctttTTGGCCTTTAAAATAAAGATCTAGAATGCAAGGCTCTGATTTTCATCTTGAGGAATCAACTAACATaatgtagatcagtggttttcaacctgtggtccatggatctaggtctaagatttccaaaggggtctgtctgcacctccattcaacattttttaggggtccacaaatgaaaaaaggtggaAAACCATGGATGTAGATGACACCTAAAAGGTAATAGAAGACTTGGCCATCGTGGCATTCTCACTTATCGCAGCAGCTCAAAGAACTGTAAGAAGAATGCAAAATGAGGCAAGGGTTAAATTAACTATGCATAGCCTGATTTTATGCTGACAGCAGGATAAAAGCACAGTAACACTAACAGCTTAAACAGGTAGGATTTGGTTCAGCCatgatgacattttaattaaaattcaccATGCTCTCACGGGGTCTTAAATTAAGAAGAGCAAAGAGCAAATAAAGTCAACAATGCCGCTCTAGGAACAATATTTTACTGCTGAATTGCAAGTTACATGTTAATTTGTCAGGATTTAAGATTTTATTTGGAAGCTTCTGAAGAGTCTAGGATATGCAGTTGTTTAAAGCCTCAGAATTCCCATTCCACTTGAATAAATTTATTTCAGTTGTCATGCAAAGGTTGACAACAGATTATAAAACAAGAGTCAAGAAAGCAGGCTTCATTAGTTCTCTCGATTCTCAGATTAAGCCTCCCAGGCAGCAAAACAGCAATGCAGGATTGTCACCATTTGGCTTAAAAGGAACCCTGTCTTTACAAAGTGTTCTGTCCTGTGCAGCAAAGGGGCCAATTAAAAAAAGACATCTCCCCATGTTATTGCAAGGCATTATGAAATTTTGCAGGATTCAATGGTTTCAAAAGCCAAAACCAGATGTTACTGGAGATTTCTGTAAAGATGATACATGGTCATTTATACAAGTACAGTCAGCAGACATTCTTTGTCTCACTGCTAGATCCAGGGACTGCAGAGCTGCACCTTTGGGCTCACGACACCAAATCCTCAATGTTTCTGTATGTTTTTACCTATTTAAATGCTAATCCCATTTTGAAGCTGCCTCACACACACAACCAAGATTTTATTTGATTAAGCATCCtatactgctggaaatggcccacctttattatcactacaaaaggttcccccctccccccccgtaatagctcacctaaagtgatcactctccttacagtgtgtatggtaacacccattgtttcatgttctctatgtatataaatctccccactgtattttccactgaatgcatccaatgaagtgagctgtagctcacgaaagcttatgctcaaataaatttgttagtctctaaggtgccacaagcactccttttctttatattcaGAATGATTTTCTTCATTTTACTGGTTTTGACCGAACCCATTCCTTTTAAAGGCAAACACCAGAGAGCGGTTTCACTGGTTATTTCATTAAGGAGTTTTTACACTCCTGAACCAATAGCAGTAACCAAAGCAAAAAGTGACTGGACTTTTTAAATCTTCCGGAAACCAATGCTTTTGCCACTCCGTGGGGCCCCATCACCAAGGATATGGTTACAATTACATCTGGTACACTCTACTTCTGAATTCACATCTCAGCTGAAGCTGACAGCATGTTGCCATGCCCCCTTGCCCTCCATCAGGGTATTACATTATGGGACAACCCTAGTGGCCTATCTCATATTATTGTTCAAAGGGGGTTGCTCTGTACTCTTTTAACCTGGGTTAGAACTGCAAAAAGTATAGGGAAAATGCAGTGCTGGCATTGCATAAGGTATAAGCCAGTACTGAACCGAGCCCATGGAGTTCACATCTTTGTTATAATGCCCAATTACAACACTGCTCATTAGGATAATGGGGTTTGTCTACTGATGCCATCATACTCTCCTTATACTGCTTTCGCTAATGCTTGGCTCCCTCAGATGGTATTGCATTATTTGGCTGGATGCATATTCCAGATGCTTATGTAAGGAATGTGAGTTTTCATATGGGTGTGCAAAACTGGGGGCTTCGGGTGGCTTTAGCCCTCCCCCTAAAAATTTAGGGAGTGTCTTAATAATGGAAGCACTGAGTTTAGAATGAAGCTCATTTATCTCATCTTAGTAAGAGTTGACAAATGTGAtcatggtacaaaactactcatgAAATGGACATTCAACAGCGTTCTTTTTAATTTCCAGACACCTCAATAAAAATAGTTGCCCACACCCTTCACTTGCCTTCCTATCTGTGCTCAAAACATACAGAAtcccccctccattcccccagcagcagcactttTAAACTTatagataattaaaaaaataaaattaaatcagTGGCAACAAGTCTGAGAGAGAACTTACAGTCCCTGGGAATTCAACCTGACAGTGAAGTTAGCAGGGAAGCAATCTAAACCAACCATATACAGTGGGTTAAGAATTACTTACTCTGATGGCAATTTAATAAAATGATCAAACAATGGGTATCCTTTTAAATCCATAAAGTCTTTAGGAGGACTATTTTGTGTGacacttctcccttccccccatcactTAAATGAAATAAGAAGCTTCACTGACCTGACCAGCCGTGTCACAGAGCTGAAGTCTCACGGGTCTGCCATCAACAGACACAACAGCTTAGGAGAGAAAAAATGTGTAATGAGTTCAACGTTACacatttttcacttaaaaaaaaagagagagagaaaagaatcaTGCCTTCCCTCAACATTTGTTTTCCCTTCAATTAATTTAATGACTTGAAGAACTGGAACCAAGTCTGTCACTAACATTTAGGCACATACAAACCCTTCAGGGCTTTCCAATTCATTTCACTGCAGCTGATGAAGTAGCAAATCACTGAACTAAAACTCTTTGATGACACAAAAAGAGAGTGATCCGAACAATTAGGTTACTTCTCTTGTTACAGAGGATTTGTCTTCTTGTCACGTTTGTGTTTTCAGAGGTCTGGGTCCAAAAAAACCTTCCCAGTTTTAAATCACTGGGAagacaatgcaaatatttgtgttTTCCCTTGGGAAGCTCCTCTTCCTGCACTACTGGAAATTTTGACTACAGAATTTGCCATTAAAACAAGCTAGCTTGATGTGTGACCATGTGCAAACACTGACTATGGTGGTATCTTTTATAAGAGAGACCAGCCTCATTATTTCTTTCTggctatttaaatataaaatgcttTTAGCCATATTGTAGGTTTCATTTATTATTTGGTCGCTAGGCTTCACAGTATTGATTTTCAATAATACAGAGAAGTCATGCCATCCAATCAATCTTCCAGCATTTAGAATGATTACATTACCTTTAAAGCTAGAATGCTAGCTGCTAATCATACATAAAGTACACCCAGAAAGGGACCGTTTGGATCAGCTCCATAAAAACTAAAAACCGAGTACTGAAGCTCGACATCCAGATTTGTGCCAGGAAACTGAAAGTCTCCGGCACAGCTGACCTCACACCACTTAAGCGTAGAGAGACTAGAGAGCCATACATTTAATACCCTCATGTGGCCCTACAGTCTTATTAAAACTTTCAAAGAGTGACAAAGATATATAATTGAAAGAATTCAGGAGGCAGTTTCAAGAGCCCCATCCATCTCTGCAGCCACCTTCCAACACAGTTCTGAACAGAGGGGAGATGAAGGATTTACTCCCTCCGTCCTCGCGCCCCCAGAACCCAACTAAAGGGGGCAGGGTTGTGACACACCGATATTTCCAACATGATCTAAAGttcaatcctttaaaaaaaaaaaaaaaaaaagcaaagtctTATCCGGGCGCCTGGCTGAACACAGCTGTAAAATATGGGCACCGCACAAGCACAGAGCTAGGAAAGCTACATGCTAACAATATGGGCCAACACGCGTGCATCACTGGGAAGAAGGGGCGATAATGATGTTTGCCCCCGAGCGTTGGGGGGTGGGCCTTTCGCCTGCCCCAtgggagctccctccccacccacggGGGGGAATTCACTCTTT
This region includes:
- the RHOU gene encoding rho-related GTP-binding protein RhoU produces the protein MPPQQEGEAGYISKPLAGGCEVPPVPPRRVRSSRAAALGAALGSRCRTGAGAEPRRSLKCVLVGDGAVGKTSLVVSYTTNGYPTEYIPTAFDNFSAVVSVDGRPVRLQLCDTAGQDEFDKLRPLCYTNTDIFLLCFSVVSPSSFQNVSEKWVPEIRCHCPKAPIILVGTQSDLREDVKVLIELDKCKEKPVAEEAAKLCAEEIKAASYIECSALTQKNLKEVFDAAIVAGIQYSDTQHQPKKSKCRTPDKMKNLSKSWWKKYCCFV